A portion of the Scleropages formosus chromosome 15, fSclFor1.1, whole genome shotgun sequence genome contains these proteins:
- the dmac2l gene encoding ATP synthase subunit s, mitochondrial, translated as MRLLVKAVQTGLVLKRAPPPGPRRAFWGWLNAVFNKVDYERIKTAGPDRAASEWLLRCGAKVQYQGFDRWQHDYNALPTGPLGRYKIQAIDATESCIMYRGFDYLDGLKYVEEIKFIKCVYIEDACLERLSKIENLQSSLNRMELISCGNVTDKGVIALHKLRNLQYLLLRDLPGVKEKQKSVETLQTALPNLDIELDLP; from the exons ATGAGGCTCCTGGTCAAGGCTGTGCAGACAGGGCTCGTCCTGAAGAGGGCGCCACCGCCGGGCCCCCGCAGAGCCTTCTGGGGATGGCTGAACGCCGTCTTCAACAA AGTGGACTACGAGCGAATTAAAACAGCGGGTCCAGACCGCGCTGCTTCAGAGTGGCTCCTGCGATGCGGCGCCAAAGTCCAGTACCAAGGGTTTGATCGCTGGCAGCATGACTACAACGCTCTGCCCACCGGCCCCCTGGGCAGGTACAAGATCCAGGCCATCGATGCCACGGAATCTTGCATCATGTACCGTGGATTCGACTACTTGG ATGGTTTGAAATACGTGGAGGAGATAAAGTTTATCAAGTGTGTTTATATAGAAGATGCCTGTTTAGAGAGGCTGAGCAAAATAGAGAACCTGCAGTCCAGTCTGAACAGAATGGAGCTGATCTCCTGTGGAAATGTGACGGACAAAGGCGTCATCGCTCTGCACAAGCTCAG GAATCTGCAGTACCTGCTTCTCAGGGACCTACCAGGAgtgaaggagaagcagaaaagTGTGGAAACGTTGCAGACGGCTCTTCCCAACTTGGACATTGAGCTGGACCTTCCCTGA